One region of Micromonospora ureilytica genomic DNA includes:
- a CDS encoding DEAD/DEAH box helicase, whose translation MTTSADPSTVSSVFNSVPATDTAREQLDVPPSEAGTAPAATVTQQAEPAPTETAESISFASLGLPEPLVRALAQQGITSPFEIQRATVPDALAGRDVLGRGQTGSGKTLAFGLPMIARLATRNRARPMRPRALVLVPTRELAMQVNDALVPLGKSVGIFLKTAVGGVPYDRQIDALRRGVEIIVATPGRLGDLIERGICQLDEVEVTVLDEADQMADMGFLPEVTDLLAKTPANSQRLLFSATLDGDVDALVRRFMTDPVTHSTAPSTASVSTMDHHMLLIPPHEKFPVAASIAARDGRTMVFARTQLGVDRLVEQLAAVGVRAGGLHGGKTQRMRTKTLAEFREGRMNVLVATDVAARGIHVDGVTLVLHVDPPKDPKDYLHRAGRTARAGESGAVATLVLPKQRRTTLAMMEKAGVAPAETRVRVGDAALAELVGAREPSGVPVRVEAEPRGYGDRSGGPRRYDDRSGGPRRFGDRTGGERRYGDRPQGDRRFGDRPTGERRFGDRPQGDRRFGDRPQGERGHGDRPQGDRGYGDRPQGDRGYGDRPQGERRYSDRPTGERRFGDRPQGDRGYGDRPQGERGHGDRPQGERRFGDRPQGDRQYGDRPQGDRRFGDRPQGERRFGDRDARGGFRPESRVRDDRPRDDRPRDDRPREDRPRDDRRGFGGRPPARTH comes from the coding sequence TTGACCACCTCTGCTGACCCCAGCACCGTTTCGTCCGTTTTCAACTCAGTCCCGGCGACCGACACCGCCCGGGAGCAGCTCGACGTTCCTCCGAGCGAGGCCGGCACCGCGCCGGCGGCGACCGTCACCCAGCAGGCCGAGCCCGCGCCGACGGAGACCGCCGAATCGATCAGTTTCGCCTCCCTCGGCCTGCCCGAACCCCTGGTCCGCGCGCTGGCGCAGCAGGGCATCACCAGCCCGTTCGAGATCCAGCGGGCCACCGTTCCGGACGCGCTCGCCGGCCGCGACGTGCTGGGCCGTGGGCAGACCGGTTCGGGCAAGACGCTCGCCTTCGGCCTGCCGATGATCGCCCGGCTGGCCACCCGCAACCGGGCCCGGCCGATGCGTCCGCGCGCCCTGGTCCTGGTTCCGACCCGCGAGTTGGCCATGCAGGTCAACGACGCACTGGTGCCGCTGGGCAAGTCCGTCGGCATCTTCCTCAAGACCGCCGTCGGCGGTGTTCCGTACGACCGTCAGATCGACGCGCTGCGCCGCGGCGTGGAGATCATCGTGGCCACCCCGGGGCGGCTCGGCGACCTCATTGAGCGGGGCATCTGCCAGCTCGACGAGGTCGAGGTCACGGTGCTCGACGAGGCCGACCAGATGGCCGACATGGGTTTCCTGCCCGAGGTGACCGATCTGCTGGCGAAGACGCCCGCGAACAGTCAGCGGCTGCTCTTCTCGGCCACCCTGGACGGTGACGTCGACGCGTTGGTCAGGCGGTTCATGACCGACCCGGTCACCCACTCCACCGCGCCGTCCACCGCATCGGTGTCCACCATGGACCACCACATGCTGTTGATCCCGCCGCACGAGAAGTTCCCGGTGGCGGCCTCGATCGCCGCCAGGGACGGCCGGACCATGGTCTTCGCCCGTACCCAGCTCGGGGTGGACCGGCTGGTCGAGCAGCTCGCGGCCGTCGGCGTACGCGCCGGTGGTCTGCACGGCGGCAAGACCCAGCGGATGCGCACCAAGACGCTTGCCGAGTTCCGTGAGGGCCGGATGAACGTGCTGGTCGCCACGGACGTGGCGGCCCGGGGCATCCACGTCGACGGGGTCACCCTGGTGCTGCACGTCGACCCGCCGAAGGACCCCAAGGACTACCTGCACCGCGCGGGACGTACCGCCCGGGCCGGCGAGTCGGGCGCGGTGGCCACGTTGGTGCTGCCCAAGCAGCGCCGCACCACCCTGGCGATGATGGAGAAGGCAGGTGTCGCGCCGGCCGAGACCCGGGTCCGGGTCGGCGACGCGGCGTTGGCCGAGCTGGTCGGCGCCCGCGAGCCCAGCGGCGTTCCGGTTCGCGTCGAGGCGGAGCCCCGGGGCTACGGCGACCGCTCCGGCGGCCCGCGCCGGTACGACGACCGGTCCGGGGGGCCGCGTCGGTTCGGTGACCGCACGGGAGGCGAGCGCCGCTACGGCGACCGTCCGCAGGGCGACCGGCGCTTCGGCGACCGGCCGACCGGCGAGCGCCGCTTCGGCGACCGCCCGCAGGGTGACAGGCGCTTCGGCGACCGGCCGCAGGGCGAGCGGGGCCACGGCGACCGCCCGCAGGGTGACCGCGGCTACGGCGACCGCCCGCAGGGTGACCGCGGCTACGGCGACCGCCCGCAGGGCGAGCGCCGATACAGCGACCGGCCCACCGGCGAGCGCCGCTTCGGCGACCGCCCGCAGGGTGACCGCGGCTACGGCGACCGCCCGCAGGGCGAGCGGGGCCACGGCGACCGCCCGCAGGGCGAGCGCCGGTTCGGCGACCGCCCGCAAGGTGACCGCCAGTACGGCGACCGCCCGCAGGGGGACCGCCGCTTCGGCGACCGGCCGCAGGGTGAGCGGCGCTTCGGTGACCGGGACGCTCGGGGTGGTTTCCGCCCGGAGAGTCGGGTTCGGGACGACCGGCCCCGCGATGACCGGCCCCGCGATGACCGCCCGCGTGAAGACCGGCCGCGTGACGATCGGCGCGGTTTCGGCGGGCGACCGCCGGCGCGTACTCACTGA
- a CDS encoding putative glycolipid-binding domain-containing protein has translation MPKSIFWSRTDTAGSEQVLLDDGHGLAARGTLLAVDPIPWTARYQLTTTPDWATTRVEVEAEGLGWLRRVTLERAAGRWRVTTAEQGNLDAALVAAGHPRAGLPGTDDPDRLADALDVDLSGSPLFNTLPVHRLRMAAEPADVAHRITVAWVLLPGLEVVPAEQIYTGLGPGRVRFASGTFTADIDLDDSGYVVRYPGLAERIDPR, from the coding sequence ATGCCGAAGTCAATCTTCTGGTCCCGGACGGACACCGCCGGCAGCGAGCAGGTCCTGCTCGACGACGGCCACGGGTTGGCGGCCCGGGGCACCCTGCTCGCCGTGGACCCGATCCCGTGGACCGCCCGCTACCAGCTGACCACCACGCCGGACTGGGCCACCACCCGGGTCGAGGTCGAGGCCGAAGGGCTCGGCTGGCTACGCCGGGTGACGTTGGAGCGGGCCGCGGGCCGGTGGCGGGTGACAACCGCCGAGCAGGGCAACCTGGACGCGGCCCTGGTCGCGGCCGGTCACCCCCGGGCCGGGCTGCCCGGCACTGACGACCCGGATCGGCTGGCCGACGCCCTCGACGTCGATCTGAGCGGCTCGCCGCTGTTCAACACCCTGCCGGTCCACCGACTCCGGATGGCGGCTGAGCCGGCCGATGTGGCACACCGGATCACCGTCGCCTGGGTGCTGCTGCCCGGCCTGGAGGTGGTGCCGGCCGAGCAGATCTACACCGGGCTGGGCCCGGGTCGGGTGCGCTTCGCGAGCGGCACCTTCACGGCCGACATCGATCTGGACGACAGCGGCTACGTAGTGCGCTACCCCGGGCTGGCCGAACGCATCGACCCGCGCTGA
- a CDS encoding PLP-dependent cysteine synthase family protein, producing the protein MTHLDRCDEASRTWVTEAIAAVEADANRSADTHLLPFPLPREWGIDLYLKDESSHPTGSLKHRLARSLFLYGLCNGWIGPRTTIVEASSGSTAVSEAYFARMLGLPFIAVMPASTSPEKIAQIEFQGGRCHLVDDPASVVVEARWLAEDSGGHFMDQFTYAERATDWRGNNNIAESIYAQLELERHPIPAWVVVGAGTGGTSATIGRYARYRRLATKLCVVDPENSAFYPAWLAADWSVRTGKGSRIEGIGRPTVEASFLPSVVDRMVQVPDAASLAAMRAGSALLGRRVGGSTGTNLWGAFGLIAGMLAERRTGSVVTLICDPGDRYADTYYADDWVAAQGLDLAPHLATIDRFLASGAWPG; encoded by the coding sequence GTGACTCATCTCGACCGGTGCGACGAAGCCAGCCGGACCTGGGTGACCGAGGCGATCGCCGCCGTCGAGGCGGACGCGAACCGCTCGGCCGACACCCACCTGCTGCCGTTCCCGCTGCCCCGGGAATGGGGGATCGACCTGTACCTCAAGGACGAGTCGTCACACCCCACCGGCTCGCTGAAGCACCGGCTGGCTCGCTCGCTGTTCCTCTACGGGCTCTGCAACGGCTGGATCGGGCCGCGCACCACGATCGTCGAAGCGTCGTCGGGGTCCACGGCGGTCTCCGAGGCGTACTTCGCCCGAATGCTGGGCCTGCCGTTCATCGCGGTGATGCCCGCCTCCACCTCGCCGGAGAAGATCGCGCAGATCGAGTTCCAGGGCGGCCGGTGCCACCTGGTGGACGACCCGGCAAGCGTGGTGGTCGAGGCCCGGTGGCTCGCGGAGGATTCCGGCGGGCACTTCATGGACCAGTTCACCTACGCCGAGCGGGCGACCGACTGGCGGGGCAACAACAACATCGCCGAGTCGATCTACGCACAGTTGGAGCTGGAGCGACACCCGATTCCCGCCTGGGTCGTGGTGGGCGCGGGCACCGGGGGCACCAGCGCGACCATCGGCCGTTATGCCCGGTACCGCCGGCTCGCCACCAAGCTCTGCGTGGTCGACCCGGAGAACTCGGCGTTCTACCCGGCCTGGCTGGCCGCCGACTGGTCGGTACGCACCGGGAAGGGCTCCCGTATCGAGGGGATCGGCCGGCCCACCGTGGAGGCGTCGTTCCTGCCCTCGGTGGTGGACCGGATGGTCCAGGTGCCGGACGCGGCGTCACTGGCCGCCATGCGCGCCGGGTCGGCGTTGCTGGGCCGTCGGGTGGGTGGGTCCACCGGCACCAACCTGTGGGGCGCGTTCGGCCTGATCGCCGGGATGCTCGCCGAGCGTCGGACCGGCTCGGTGGTCACCCTGATCTGCGACCCGGGCGACCGGTACGCCGACACGTACTACGCCGACGACTGGGTGGCCGCCCAGGGCCTCGACCTGGCCCCGCACCTGGCCACGATCGACCGATTCCTGGCCAGCGGGGCCTGGCCCGGCTGA
- a CDS encoding Lrp/AsnC family transcriptional regulator has translation MDAIDLSLVDLLRGNARLSYAELARQVGLSPPAVHERVGKLESSGVVRGYRADVAPESIGLGVTALIGIVEDSGADTDDMLESLRVLPEIESCYFMAGVESFLLKARVGTIAELEQLIVRLNRTPGVASTRTAIALSTKWENRPQPVGPAAA, from the coding sequence GTGGACGCCATCGACCTGAGCCTCGTCGACCTGCTGCGCGGCAACGCGCGCCTCTCGTATGCCGAGCTGGCCCGCCAGGTGGGCCTCTCACCCCCAGCCGTGCACGAGCGGGTCGGCAAGCTGGAGAGCAGCGGGGTGGTCCGGGGCTACCGCGCGGACGTGGCTCCGGAGTCGATCGGGCTGGGTGTCACCGCGCTGATCGGCATCGTCGAGGACTCCGGTGCCGACACCGACGACATGCTCGAGTCGCTGCGGGTGCTGCCCGAGATCGAGTCCTGCTACTTCATGGCCGGCGTGGAGTCGTTCCTCCTCAAGGCGCGGGTCGGCACGATCGCCGAGCTGGAGCAGTTGATCGTGCGGTTGAACCGGACGCCGGGGGTCGCCTCCACCCGTACCGCCATCGCGCTCTCCACCAAGTGGGAGAACCGCCCCCAACCGGTCGGCCCGGCTGCGGCCTGA
- a CDS encoding BldC family transcriptional regulator — protein sequence MDTGDRLLTPGEVAALFRVDPKTVTRWAAAGRIGSIRTPGGHRRFRESEVRALLEGEGMLDEVDEVGKPRNVGPAASTGPGPANAGMY from the coding sequence GTGGACACTGGAGATCGCCTGCTGACACCGGGTGAGGTCGCCGCGCTGTTTCGGGTAGACCCGAAAACGGTGACGAGATGGGCGGCGGCCGGCCGGATAGGAAGCATCCGGACTCCAGGCGGGCATCGCCGGTTTCGGGAATCCGAGGTGCGAGCCCTGCTTGAGGGGGAGGGCATGCTGGACGAGGTGGATGAGGTCGGAAAGCCACGCAATGTGGGGCCGGCGGCATCCACGGGGCCGGGTCCGGCCAACGCCGGCATGTACTGA
- a CDS encoding UbiX family flavin prenyltransferase, which translates to MREPWVVGVSGASGTPYAAAVIGGLLDAGEPVDLIVSRAARLTVLDETGRPFRDGHWAEDLAAWLDRDLTGADVRHWPAGDLAAGPSSGSYRVRGMAVVPASTAACAGVAIGLSKDLLQRAAEVNLKERRPVVLVPRETPVTRSHLEHLIALHDAGAVVLPASPGFYGAGAAASAQQLVDFVAGKVLDALGVKHTLFRRWSGELGAARS; encoded by the coding sequence ATGCGGGAACCATGGGTGGTCGGGGTCTCCGGTGCCTCCGGTACGCCGTACGCGGCGGCCGTCATCGGCGGACTGCTCGACGCGGGCGAGCCGGTGGACCTGATCGTGTCCCGGGCGGCGCGCCTCACCGTGCTCGACGAGACCGGCCGACCCTTCCGTGACGGGCACTGGGCCGAGGACCTCGCCGCCTGGCTCGACCGGGACCTGACCGGGGCGGACGTGCGGCACTGGCCGGCCGGCGACCTGGCCGCCGGGCCGAGCAGCGGCTCCTACCGGGTACGCGGGATGGCAGTGGTCCCGGCCAGCACCGCAGCCTGCGCGGGCGTCGCGATCGGCCTCTCGAAGGACCTGTTGCAGCGCGCCGCCGAGGTCAACCTCAAGGAACGCCGTCCCGTGGTGCTGGTCCCCCGGGAGACACCTGTGACCCGCAGCCACCTGGAGCACCTCATCGCGCTGCACGACGCGGGCGCGGTGGTGCTGCCGGCCAGCCCCGGCTTCTACGGCGCCGGCGCGGCGGCCAGCGCGCAGCAGTTGGTCGACTTCGTGGCCGGCAAGGTGCTGGACGCGCTCGGCGTCAAGCACACCCTGTTCCGGCGCTGGTCCGGCGAACTCGGGGCGGCCCGAAGCTGA
- a CDS encoding terpene synthase family protein: MTTGEILRALRADCPIPARLPPHADRVQGWLLGLLPELGLALDDAALHRLSRGAFARYAGRLYPEATEADLRVLAALFTWFFLVDDACDGPNRLTPEQIRALRNGTLALLHDGTRLRQAGLTGPLRRLLVLAWREPRRRMPARWRQRFADAVARHLDGTWQEAVNKEAGRRPSVDQYVELRRSTSAAEVSYPLVEFVSGRPLPDPVYHHPLLRQIARTGNDLLSWYNDLASLERDRTTAGGHNIVLALQAELAVPEAEAVERAAEQWRAAMRRFVALRAEVPSFGPTLDKAVTDHLDGVAYAVRGTIDWTFESARYPVSSTPPASGP; the protein is encoded by the coding sequence GTGACGACCGGCGAGATCCTGCGGGCGCTGCGTGCCGATTGTCCGATCCCGGCCCGGCTCCCCCCACACGCCGATCGTGTGCAGGGCTGGCTGCTCGGTCTGCTGCCCGAGCTCGGCCTTGCGCTGGACGACGCCGCGCTGCACCGACTGTCCCGGGGAGCCTTCGCCCGGTACGCCGGGCGGCTCTACCCGGAGGCGACCGAAGCCGACCTGCGGGTGCTGGCCGCGCTGTTCACCTGGTTCTTCCTGGTCGACGACGCCTGCGACGGGCCGAATCGGTTGACCCCGGAGCAGATCCGGGCGCTGCGCAACGGCACCCTGGCGCTGCTGCACGACGGCACCCGGCTGCGGCAGGCCGGGCTCACCGGCCCGCTACGACGACTGCTGGTGCTGGCCTGGCGGGAGCCGCGCCGCCGGATGCCGGCCCGGTGGCGGCAGCGTTTCGCCGACGCGGTGGCCCGGCACCTCGACGGCACCTGGCAGGAGGCGGTCAACAAGGAGGCCGGCCGCCGCCCCAGCGTGGACCAGTACGTCGAGCTGCGCCGGTCGACCTCGGCGGCGGAGGTGTCGTACCCGCTTGTGGAGTTCGTCAGCGGTCGGCCGCTGCCCGACCCGGTCTACCACCACCCGCTGCTGCGTCAGATCGCCCGTACCGGCAACGACCTGCTCTCCTGGTACAACGACCTGGCCTCGCTGGAACGGGACCGGACGACGGCCGGCGGGCACAACATCGTCCTCGCCCTGCAGGCCGAACTGGCCGTGCCCGAGGCGGAGGCGGTCGAACGGGCGGCCGAGCAGTGGCGGGCGGCGATGCGACGCTTCGTCGCGCTGCGAGCCGAGGTGCCGTCGTTCGGCCCGACGTTGGACAAGGCGGTCACCGACCATCTCGACGGTGTCGCGTACGCCGTGCGCGGGACCATCGACTGGACCTTCGAGAGCGCCCGCTACCCCGTCAGCTCCACGCCGCCAGCCTCAGGGCCGTAG
- the mqnP gene encoding menaquinone biosynthesis prenyltransferase MqnP — MAVLDAPATKPGRTKSFLKLVAVEHSVFALPFAFLSALTAMQVNGGRVRWLDLLLITVAMVGARTFAMAANRILDRKIDARNPRTAGRELVTGEVSVRTAWTGAAVALVVFLVAAALLNPLCLVLAPLAVVPLVVYPYAKRFTNWPHAILGVAQAVGPVGAWLAVTGTLSGSGPAWLLGAAVGLWIGGFDLIYACQDSEIDREIGVHSVPARYGRRFALHASTVAHVVTFALFIWFGALIGLGWLWWIGLALTAVAFAYQHLVVTPTDLSKVNRAFFTANGFVGIALFLFALLDLVIRLGLRP, encoded by the coding sequence ATGGCCGTCCTCGACGCACCGGCCACGAAGCCGGGCCGGACCAAGTCCTTCCTGAAGCTCGTCGCCGTCGAGCACTCCGTGTTCGCGCTGCCGTTCGCGTTCCTCTCGGCGCTGACCGCGATGCAGGTCAACGGCGGGCGGGTGCGGTGGCTCGACCTGCTGCTGATCACCGTGGCGATGGTCGGGGCACGGACGTTCGCGATGGCCGCCAACCGGATCCTGGACCGCAAGATCGACGCGCGGAACCCGCGTACCGCCGGTCGGGAGCTGGTCACCGGAGAGGTGAGCGTGCGGACGGCCTGGACCGGCGCGGCCGTCGCGCTTGTGGTCTTCCTCGTCGCTGCCGCCCTGCTCAACCCGCTCTGCCTGGTGCTCGCGCCGCTAGCCGTGGTGCCGCTCGTCGTCTACCCCTACGCCAAGCGGTTCACCAACTGGCCGCACGCCATCCTCGGGGTCGCCCAGGCGGTCGGCCCGGTCGGCGCCTGGCTGGCGGTCACCGGCACCCTGTCCGGCTCCGGGCCGGCCTGGCTGCTCGGCGCGGCCGTGGGCCTGTGGATCGGCGGGTTCGACCTGATCTACGCCTGCCAGGACTCCGAGATCGACCGGGAGATCGGTGTGCACAGCGTGCCCGCCCGATACGGTCGACGCTTCGCGCTGCACGCCTCCACCGTCGCGCACGTGGTGACGTTCGCGCTGTTCATCTGGTTCGGTGCGTTGATCGGTCTCGGCTGGCTCTGGTGGATCGGGCTGGCGTTGACCGCCGTGGCGTTCGCCTACCAGCACCTGGTGGTCACCCCGACCGACCTCAGCAAGGTCAACCGGGCGTTCTTCACCGCCAACGGGTTCGTCGGCATCGCGCTGTTCCTCTTCGCCCTGCTCGACCTGGTGATCCGGCTCGGCCTACGGCCCTGA
- a CDS encoding menaquinone biosynthesis decarboxylase: MAARGFPYTDLKDFLAALERAGELRRVDVPVDPTLEISEVVTRTVRAGGPALLFERPTRGEMPVAINLFGTEKRMAMALGVDSLDEVGARIGALIKPELPVGWSGIREGLGKVMQLKSVPPRKVKTAPCQEVVYRGEDVDLNRLPGLQVWPDDGGIFHNYGLTHTKHPETGKRNLGLYRLQQHGRNTLGMHWQIHKDSTAHHAVAERLGQRLPVAIAIGCDPVVSYAASAPLPGDIDEYLFAGFLRGERVEMVDCLTVPLQVPAHAQIVLEGYLEPGERLPEGPFGDHTGFYTPVEPFPVLHIEAMTMQRKPVYHSIVTSKPPQEDHGLGKATERIFQPLLKLMIPDIVDYDLPAAGVFHNCAIVSIRKRYPKHAQKVMNAIWGAHLMSLTKLIVIVDEDCDVHDYNEVAFRAFGNVDYARDLLLTEGPVDHLDHSSYQQFWGGKAGVDATRKLPTEGYTRGWPEEMSMSPEVTALVDKRWKEYGI, from the coding sequence ATGGCGGCTCGTGGCTTCCCGTACACCGATCTCAAGGACTTTCTCGCGGCGCTGGAGCGCGCGGGGGAGTTGCGCCGGGTCGACGTCCCGGTCGATCCGACCCTGGAGATCAGCGAGGTGGTCACCCGCACGGTGCGGGCCGGCGGCCCGGCGCTGCTCTTCGAGCGTCCGACCCGGGGCGAGATGCCGGTGGCGATCAACCTGTTCGGCACCGAGAAGCGGATGGCGATGGCCCTCGGCGTCGACTCGCTGGACGAGGTCGGCGCCCGGATCGGCGCGCTGATCAAGCCGGAGCTGCCGGTCGGCTGGTCGGGCATCCGCGAGGGTCTCGGCAAGGTCATGCAGCTCAAGTCGGTGCCGCCGCGCAAGGTGAAGACCGCCCCCTGCCAGGAGGTCGTCTACCGGGGTGAGGACGTCGACCTCAACCGGCTGCCGGGGTTGCAGGTCTGGCCCGACGACGGCGGGATCTTCCACAACTACGGGTTGACCCACACCAAGCACCCGGAGACCGGCAAGCGCAACCTCGGCCTCTACCGACTCCAGCAGCACGGCCGCAACACCCTGGGAATGCACTGGCAGATCCACAAGGACTCCACAGCGCACCACGCGGTCGCCGAGCGGCTCGGGCAGCGCCTGCCGGTCGCGATCGCGATCGGTTGTGACCCGGTCGTCTCGTACGCGGCCAGCGCTCCACTGCCCGGCGACATCGACGAGTACCTGTTCGCCGGGTTCCTGCGCGGCGAGCGGGTGGAGATGGTCGACTGCCTCACAGTGCCGTTGCAGGTGCCGGCGCACGCGCAGATCGTGCTGGAGGGCTACCTGGAGCCCGGTGAGCGGCTGCCCGAGGGACCGTTCGGCGACCACACCGGCTTCTACACGCCGGTCGAGCCGTTCCCCGTGCTGCACATCGAGGCGATGACCATGCAGCGCAAGCCGGTCTACCACTCGATCGTCACCTCGAAGCCGCCGCAGGAGGACCACGGCCTCGGCAAGGCCACCGAGCGGATCTTCCAGCCTCTGCTCAAGCTGATGATCCCGGACATCGTCGACTACGACCTGCCGGCCGCCGGCGTCTTCCACAACTGCGCGATCGTCTCCATCCGCAAGCGCTACCCGAAGCACGCGCAGAAGGTGATGAACGCGATCTGGGGTGCGCACCTGATGTCGCTGACCAAGCTGATCGTGATCGTCGACGAGGACTGCGACGTGCACGACTACAACGAGGTCGCCTTCCGTGCCTTCGGCAACGTCGACTACGCGCGCGACCTGCTGCTCACCGAGGGCCCGGTGGACCACCTCGACCACTCGTCGTACCAGCAGTTCTGGGGCGGCAAGGCCGGCGTCGACGCGACCCGCAAGCTCCCCACCGAGGGCTACACCCGCGGTTGGCCGGAGGAAATGAGCATGAGCCCGGAAGTCACGGCCCTGGTCGACAAGCGCTGGAAGGAGTACGGAATCTGA
- a CDS encoding alpha/beta fold hydrolase — protein sequence MGGERVPAGFTEQRARVGQITMNYVRGGTGPPLVLLHGYPQCWYMWRHLLPELGRSFDVVAPDLRGFGGSDAPDGGYDKKTVAADLHGLLDQLGLVSDLRLVGHDLGTMVAYAYAAAHPQRVSRLALTEAPIPDESIYTFPALTSVGPGVWNFGYFSLGNGLPEALVDGREALWVDKFTDALMVRKGSIAAPDIEEFASHLRDPAHLRASFAYFRAFEQDIADNAAYRGTKLTMPVLAVGAAASLGGQVAEQVRRYADTVRGEVIEDCGHWLYEERPDEMLALLRDFLGAS from the coding sequence ATGGGCGGGGAGCGGGTTCCGGCGGGGTTCACCGAGCAGCGGGCACGGGTCGGCCAGATCACCATGAACTACGTCCGTGGGGGCACCGGCCCACCGCTGGTGCTGCTGCACGGGTATCCGCAGTGTTGGTACATGTGGCGGCACCTGCTGCCCGAGTTGGGGCGCTCCTTCGACGTGGTCGCGCCCGACCTGCGGGGCTTCGGGGGCAGTGACGCGCCGGACGGCGGGTACGACAAGAAGACGGTCGCCGCCGACCTGCACGGACTACTCGACCAGCTCGGCCTGGTCAGTGACCTTCGGCTGGTCGGACACGACCTGGGGACCATGGTGGCGTACGCGTACGCCGCCGCCCATCCGCAGCGGGTGAGTCGGCTGGCGCTCACCGAGGCGCCGATCCCCGACGAGAGCATCTACACGTTCCCGGCGCTCACCTCGGTCGGGCCCGGGGTGTGGAACTTCGGCTACTTCTCCCTCGGCAACGGGCTCCCGGAGGCACTGGTCGACGGGCGGGAGGCGCTCTGGGTGGACAAGTTCACCGACGCGCTGATGGTGCGCAAGGGCAGCATCGCCGCGCCCGACATCGAGGAGTTCGCGAGCCATCTGCGCGACCCGGCGCATCTGCGGGCCAGCTTCGCGTACTTCCGGGCGTTCGAGCAGGACATCGCGGACAACGCGGCGTACCGGGGCACGAAGTTGACCATGCCGGTGCTGGCCGTCGGGGCGGCGGCCAGCCTGGGCGGTCAGGTCGCCGAGCAGGTTCGCCGGTACGCCGACACGGTCCGCGGCGAGGTGATCGAGGACTGCGGGCACTGGCTGTACGAGGAGCGCCCCGACGAGATGCTCGCCCTGCTGCGCGACTTCCTCGGGGCGTCCTGA
- a CDS encoding carboxymuconolactone decarboxylase family protein: MSVFTAHTAETAPAAARRAIEGVQGRFGWLPTPVALMADSPQLLTGFLTASTGFEQTDLAPLDREVVILTVSTSHECHFCVALHTGKLTGLGATPELITALRAGSVLPDPRLEALRRFTLAVLDHRGAVPDDEMDDFLAAGYQPRHALDVVLGIGAYTMSTFANRLTRAPLDAPLAVHAWTPAA, from the coding sequence CCCACACCGCTGAGACCGCACCCGCCGCCGCCCGCCGAGCCATTGAGGGAGTGCAGGGCCGGTTCGGCTGGCTGCCCACCCCGGTGGCGCTGATGGCCGATTCGCCGCAGTTGCTTACCGGCTTCCTCACCGCCAGCACGGGCTTCGAGCAGACCGACCTCGCCCCGCTGGACCGGGAGGTGGTCATCCTGACCGTCTCCACCAGTCACGAATGCCATTTCTGCGTCGCCCTGCACACCGGCAAGCTCACCGGACTCGGCGCGACCCCCGAGCTGATCACCGCGCTGCGCGCCGGCTCGGTGCTGCCCGACCCGCGCCTGGAGGCGCTGCGCCGCTTCACGCTGGCCGTGCTCGACCACCGGGGCGCAGTGCCCGACGACGAGATGGACGACTTCCTGGCCGCCGGCTACCAGCCCCGGCACGCGCTGGACGTGGTGCTCGGCATCGGCGCGTACACCATGTCCACATTTGCCAACCGGCTCACCCGGGCACCACTCGACGCGCCACTGGCCGTCCACGCCTGGACGCCCGCCGCCTGA